The nucleotide sequence GCGCGCAGCGCGTCCACTTGCGCTTCATTCAAATCGCGAACCTTAGCCTCCGGAGCAACCTGGGCAGCCCTGCAAATCTGATGGGCGCGGGTGTTGCCGATCCCGTAAATCGCTTGCAACGCGATGGCGGTATGTTTGTTGACCGGAATGTTGATACCTGCAATACGGGCCATGCTGTAAAGCTCCTCCCACCGACTGGGTGCCTGCCGCGCAAAGAACGGGAATTTAGCTTACCCAGCGCGGTAAAGCAATCATAAATCGTGATTCAGCCCTGCCGCTGCTTGTGACGGGCGTCTTTGCAAATCACCCGCACCACGCGGTCGCGCCGGATGATCTTGCAGTTACGACAGATTTTTTTAACTGAGGCACGCACTTTCAACGTTGTTCTCCAAACTTGACGGGCGCCCTCCGAAAACCGGCGGCGCGGACCAAACGGTGACGGCAGCCGTCACCGCATCAAACCTTGACCCTTGAAGCTGCTCTTTTTCAACAGGCTTTCGTATTGATGCGACATCAAATGCGCCTGAACCTGTGCCATGAAGTCCATGACCACCACCACGATAATCAATAACGAAGTACCGCCAAAATAGAACGGCACCCGCCAATACAGGATCAAGAACTCAGGCAACAAACAAACCGCGGTAATGTAGACGGCGCCGATCAGGGTCAAACGAGTCAGCACCTTGTCGATATAGCTGGCGGTCTGAGCGCCTGGCCGGATCCCCGGAATGAAAGCGCCCGACTTTTTCAAATTGTCGGCGGTCTCCTTGGAATTGAAAACCAAGGCGGTGTAAAAAAAGCAAAAGAAGATGATCAGACCCGCATAGAACAACACGTAAAGCGGCTGTCCTGGCGAAAGGGTCGAACTGAGATCCCGCAACCATTCCATGTGCGGCGCATTGCCGAACCAACTGCCCAAGGTCGCCGGAAACAAAATCAGGCTGGAGGCGAAAATGGGCGGAATCACGCCTGACATATTCAATTTCAGCGGCAAATGGGTGGTCTGCGCCGCATACATCCGCCGGCCCTGCTGGCGTTTGGCGTAATTGACCGTAATCCGCCGCTGGCCGCGCTCGACGAACACCACGAAACCGGTCACCAGCACCGTCACCGCCAACAGGAACAGCACCAGCATGACATGCAATTCGCCGGTGCGGGCCAATTCCAAGGTCCCCCCCACCGCGTGCGGCAACCCGGCGACGATACCGGCGAAAATCAGCATCGAGATGCCGTTGCCGATCCCGCGTTCGGTCACCTGTTCGCCCAACCACATCAAAAACAGCGTTCCGGTCACCAAGCTGATGGTCGAGGTCACGATGAAACCGACGCCCGGCGCGATCACCACCGAACCGCCGCCGACCATCTGATTTTGCAAGGCCACGCTCACGCCGACGGCCTGAAACGTCGCCAAAACCACCGTTAGGTAACGGGTGTAGCGGGTCAGCTTATGGCGGCCGGCCGCCCCGCCCTCCTTGCGCAACTGCTCCAGGGACGGCACCACCATCGACATCAGTTGCAGGATGATGGAGGCCGAGATGTACGGCATCACCCCCAGCGCGAAAATACTCAACCGGCTGAGCGCGCCGCCGGAGAACATGTTGAACATATCCAGGATGGTGCCGCGCTGCTGGTCGAACAATTGCGCCATGGCGTGCGGGTCGATACCCGGCACCGGAATATGCGTGCCGATGCGAAACACCACCAGCGCCCCCAGCAAAAACAGCAGGCGCTGGCGCAATTCGGTCATTTTGCCGAGATCCGGCAGGGCGGTCGCCATAATTAGTTACTCAAGGATCGTCCCGCCAGCCGCCAGTATCGCCTCGCGAGCGCCCTTGGTGGCCGCCAAACCACGCAGCTTCACGGCCTGGGTCAGCTTGCCGGAAAGGATCACCTTGGCTTGTTTGGCAAAAATCGGCGCCAGATTGGCCGCTTTGAGCGCCGCCAGATCGATGATCTCGGCCTGGACTTTGTTCAAGGCGCCCAAGCGGATCTCGGCGGTGTCCTTGGCTTTCATGGAGTGAAAGCCGCGCTTGGGCAAGCGCCGTTGCAACGGCATCTGACCGCCTTCAAAACCGACCTTGTGATAGCCGCCGGCCCGCGCGTGCTGGCCCTTGTGGCCGCGTCCGGCGGTCTTGCCGAGCCCGGAACCGATGCCGCGCCCGACCCGCTGCGGGTCCGGCCGGCTGCCGGG is from Candidatus Competibacteraceae bacterium and encodes:
- the rpmJ gene encoding 50S ribosomal protein L36, with the protein product MKVRASVKKICRNCKIIRRDRVVRVICKDARHKQRQG
- the secY gene encoding preprotein translocase subunit SecY → MATALPDLGKMTELRQRLLFLLGALVVFRIGTHIPVPGIDPHAMAQLFDQQRGTILDMFNMFSGGALSRLSIFALGVMPYISASIILQLMSMVVPSLEQLRKEGGAAGRHKLTRYTRYLTVVLATFQAVGVSVALQNQMVGGGSVVIAPGVGFIVTSTISLVTGTLFLMWLGEQVTERGIGNGISMLIFAGIVAGLPHAVGGTLELARTGELHVMLVLFLLAVTVLVTGFVVFVERGQRRITVNYAKRQQGRRMYAAQTTHLPLKLNMSGVIPPIFASSLILFPATLGSWFGNAPHMEWLRDLSSTLSPGQPLYVLFYAGLIIFFCFFYTALVFNSKETADNLKKSGAFIPGIRPGAQTASYIDKVLTRLTLIGAVYITAVCLLPEFLILYWRVPFYFGGTSLLIIVVVVMDFMAQVQAHLMSHQYESLLKKSSFKGQGLMR
- the rplO gene encoding 50S ribosomal protein L15; this encodes MRLNTLKPAPGSRPDPQRVGRGIGSGLGKTAGRGHKGQHARAGGYHKVGFEGGQMPLQRRLPKRGFHSMKAKDTAEIRLGALNKVQAEIIDLAALKAANLAPIFAKQAKVILSGKLTQAVKLRGLAATKGAREAILAAGGTILE